A part of Gambusia affinis linkage group LG21, SWU_Gaff_1.0, whole genome shotgun sequence genomic DNA contains:
- the rnf152 gene encoding E3 ubiquitin-protein ligase rnf152 has product MHFSNMETLSQDSILECQICFNYYSPRRRPKLLDCRHTCCSVCLTQMRSTQKEIRCPWCRSVTKLPPGLSVSQLPDDPDIITVIAIPHASEHTPVFIRLPSNGCYMLPLPVSKERALGLPGDLGCRFLPGSQQKGMTVVTVAEQQPLGLAMGLESVGLDGSEGERRVPGPVGGGKGSTWSGVCTVILVACVLLFLLGIVLHNMSCISKRFTVISCG; this is encoded by the coding sequence ATGCACTTTTCCAACATGGAGACTCTTTCCCAGGACTCCATTCTGGAATGCCAGATCTGCTTTAACTACTACAGCCCCCGGCGGCGACCCAAACTCCTGGACTGCAGGCACACCTGCTGCTCCGTGTGCCTGACCCAGATGCGCAGCACCCAGAAGGAGATCCGCTGCCCTTGGTGCCGCAGCGTCACCAAGCTTCCCCCCGGCCTGTCCGTCTCCCAGCTGCCAGATGACCCGGACATCATCACTGTCATCGCTATACCTCACGCCTCGGAGCATACGCCTGTCTTCATCCGCCTCCCTAGCAATGGTTGCTACATGTTGCCGTTGCCGGTCAGCAAGGAGCGGGCGCTCGGCCTGCCGGGAGACCTGGGTTGCCGCTTTCTTCCTGGCAGCCAGCAGAAGGGCATGACGGTGGTGACCGTGGCTGAACAGCAGCCTCTGGGCCTGGCGATGGGCCTGGAGAGCGTCGGGCTGGACGGCAGCGAAGGCGAGAGGAGAGTTCCCGGCCCTGTTGGAGGAGGAAAGGGTTCCACATGGTCCGGCGTTTGCACGGTTATTTTGGTGGCGTGTGTGTTGCTGTTCCTGTTGGGAATCGTGCTGCACAACATGTCCTGCATCTCCAAACGCTTCACTGTTATCTCCTGCGGCTGA